One genomic window of Polyodon spathula isolate WHYD16114869_AA chromosome 8, ASM1765450v1, whole genome shotgun sequence includes the following:
- the LOC121319228 gene encoding teashirt homolog 2-like has translation MPRRKQQAPRRAVVYMPDDELNVGELAEGDEGENDGSREEECHDSNKASSEDQEDKEADNKSSYSYLNSPASALSNQEVELESRLSDNSDRLVDFKSTSSSEDHNNKDENGDSKLKDNMQNSLEKMRAAYANFLSDSYWTGLGLDLKATNNLGRASCDSTNGSSMSVFDWHQDALSKTLQQTLSPKPVSKPNLFSSVHLYRQNSKPCGTVFTGASRFRCKECSAAYDTLVELTVHMNKSGHYQDNNHDRHKNASTSYSKTRKRNLQDMEGKEDAMKVLKCMFCGHSFESLQDLSVHMIKTKHYQKVPLKEPIPVLASKIVPPAKKRAYEANRPCSPDSTTGISGYTDSQKTPGFSALHNNRYGYQNGASYTWQFETCKSQILKCMECGSSHDTLQQLTTHMMVTGHFIKVTSSASKKGKQLALDPLAIEKMQSLAEPPASGTQPPTDVSQESPNITALAEPDIKKERADKPGGNVSEEMDVKNSKHEDDDKKPGDATFKYPYLREEDLEHGSGGGGDILKSLANTVASAINKAQTGTPSWSAYPSIHAAYQLSGVIRNSTHPASQPLQVKQNFNRLRAIAPKEKFFQTSKGNDSLSAPLNNAHIKKEQNNATEVKDTQNTALGGTDDNDMQEDSPVASKTEPAYGRENSEIKEGIKPDLSENDKKTSTPPTSNGCSNPCALVSDSSEVLSVNPLSALQSVLNNHLGKANKPSSARSDSKTAMLSKLNRSLMEKPALAPVPPRSSRLTNCFLYENNDQPIDLTKSKSNKAMASSCAQSCTPVQKKHALSDIADMVKVLPKATTPKPSLPSKMPSVKLETDVRHFEDVSAELYSVHKRKGRQSNWNPQHLLILQAQFVSSLFQTSEGKYLLSDLGPQERMHISKFTGLSMTTISHWLANVKYQLRKTGGTKFLKNMDTGHPVFYCNDCASQFRSTSAFISHLESHLGFELKDMDNLPVEQQTKVGPELSKAIGVRPTEAAAVEEEMDTKFKCKLCSRTFVSNHAVKLHLSKTHSKSPENHSQFVDVDKE, from the coding sequence TGTACATGCCTGACGATGAGCTCAATGTTGGGGAATTGGCTGAAGGAGATGAAGGGGAGAATGATGGCTCACGAGAAGAGGAGTGCCACGACAGCAACAAAGCCAGTTCTGAGGACCAGGAAGACAAGGAAGCCGATAATAAAAGCAGCTACAGCTACCTGAACTCTCCAGCCAGTGCTCTGTCCAATCAGGAAGTAGAGTTAGAATCACGCCTCAGTGACAACAGCGACAGACTGGTCGACTTCAAAAGCACCTCTTCCTCTGAAGATCACAATAACAAGGATGAAAACGGTGACTCTAAACTGAAAGACAACATGCAAAACAGTCTGGAAAAAATGAGAGCCGCCTACGCCAACTTCCTGTCAGACTCTTATTGGACAGGTCTCGGGTTAGATCTTAAGGCGACCAATAACCTAGGCAGGGCCAGCTGCGACAGCACCAATGGAAGCAGCATGAGTGTGTTTGATTGGCACCAAGACGCCCTGTCAAAAACCCTGCAACAGACTCTGTCTCCCAAACCTGTTTCTAAGCCAAACCTTTTTAGTTCCGTCCACTTGTATAGACAAAACAGCAAACCCTGTGGGACCGTGTTTACAGGGGCTAGCCGCTTCAGGTGCAAGGAATGCAGCGCAGCGTATGACACCTTGGTGGAGCTTACGGTGCACATGAATAAGAGCGGACATTACCAAGACAACAACCATGACAGACATAAGAATGCCTCGACGTCCTACTCAAAGACGAGGAAACGAAACTTGCAGGACATGGAAGGAAAGGAGGATGCCATGAAGGTCCTCAAATGCATGTTCTGTGGTCATTCCTTTGAGTCCCTTCAAGATTTAAGCGTTCACATGATCAAAACTAAACATTACCAGAAAGTGCCTTTGAAAGAACCCATTCCGGTTCTCGCATCAAAAATAGTCCCTCCAGCCAAGAAGCGTGCTTATGAAGCCAACAGGCCTTGCTCTCCGGATTCCACAACAGGGATTTCAGGGTATACCGATTCACAGAAAACACCTGGCTTCAGCGCCTTGCATAATAACCGCTATGGTTACCAGAATGGAGCAAGCTACACCTGGCAGTTTGAGACCTGCAAGTCTCAGATCCTGAAGTGTATGGAGTGTGGAAGTTCTCACGACACTCTTCAGCAGCTGACGACTCACATGATGGTTACGGGCCACTTTATCAAGGTTACAAGTTCAGCGTCAAAGAAGGGGAAACAGTTAGCTCTTGACCCTTTAGCCATAGAAAAGATGCAGTCTTTAGCTGAGCCGCCCGCCAGTGGAACTCAGCCACCTACGGACGTGAGCCAAGAATCTCCAAATATCACAGCATTGGCAGAACCagatataaagaaagaaagagcagacaAGCCAGGTGGAAATGTATCAGAAGAGATGGATGTGAAAAATAGTAAACACGAAGATGATGATAAAAAACCAGGAGATGCTACTTTTAAGTATCCTTACCTGCGTGAGGAAGACCTAGAGCATGGCTCAGGTGGGGGAGGCGATATCTTAAAGTCTTTGGCCAACACAGTAGCATCAGCTATCAATAAGGCTCAAACTGGGACTCCCAGCTGGAGTGCATACCCCAGCATTCATGCAGCATATCAGCTCTCGGGGGTGATCAGAAACTCCACACACCCAGCTTCTCAACCTCTTCAAGTGAAGCAGAACTTCAACAGGTTAAGGGCAATTGCCCCAAAGGAGAAGTTTTTTCAGACAAGCAAGGGAAATGATTCACTTTCTGCTCCATTGAACAATGCACACAtcaaaaaggaacaaaataatGCGACTGAGGTAAAGGACACTCAAAATACTGCGCTAGGTGGGACTGATGACAACGACATGCAGGAGGATTCTCCTGTTGCTTCAAAAACAGAACCAGCTTATGGGAGAGAAAACAGTGAAATTAAAGAAGGCATCAAACCTGACCTTTCGGAGAATGACAAGAAAACGTCAACCCCTCCTACCAGTAATGGCTGCAGTAATCCCTGTGCTCTCGTAAGTGACTCCTCAGAGGTTCTCAGTGTCAACCCCCTAAGTGCTCTGCAGTCGGTTTTGAACAATCACTTAGGGAAAGCCAACAAGCCCTCCAGTGCCAGATCAGACTCTAAAACAGCCATGCTTTCCAAACTGAACAGGAGCTTGATGGAGAAACCAGCCTTGGCACCTGTCCCGCCTAGATCCAGCCGTCTCACCAACTGCTTTCTGTATGAAAACAATGACCAACCGATTGATCTGACTAAATCGAAAAGCAACAAAGCAATGGCATCCTCTTGTGCACAGTCTTGCACTCCAGTGCAGAAAAAGCATGCTCTGTCTGACATTGCTGATATGGTCAAGGTTCTTCCAAAAGCCACAACACCAAAGCCATCATTGCCTTCAAAGATGCCTTCAGTGAAACTTGAAACGGACGTCAGACACTTCGAGGATGTCTCGGCAGAACTCTATTCCGTCCACAAGAGAAAGGGTAGGCAATCGAACTGGAATCCGCAGCACCTTCTTATCCTGCAGGCCCAGTTTGTTTCGAGCCTCTTTCAGACCTCCGAAGGCAAGTACTTGCTGTCAGACCTAGGCCCTCAGGAACGGATGCATATTTCAAAATTTACTGGACTGTCCATGACCACCATTAGCCACTGGTTGGCTAATGTCAAATATCAGTTGAGGAAAACAGGAGGGACCAAATTCTTGAAGAATATGGACACTGGCCATCCTGTCTTCTACTGTAATGACTGTGCGTCTCAGTTTAGGTCCACCTCAGCATTTATCAGCCACCTGGAGTCCCACCTGGGCTTTGAGTTGAAGGACATGGACAATCTTCCCGTAGAGCAGCAGACAAAAGTAGGACCAGAACTTTCCAAGGCCATAGGAGTTAGGCCAACTGAAGCCGCAGCTGTGGAAGAGGAGATGGACACTAAGTTTAAATGCAAATTGTGCAGTCGGACATTTGTCAGCAACCATGCAGTAAAACTGCATTTAAGTAAAACGCACAGTAAATCACCAGAGAACCATTCACAGTTTGTTGATGTGGATAAGGAATAA